One part of the Rhodospirillaceae bacterium genome encodes these proteins:
- a CDS encoding prolyl oligopeptidase family serine peptidase, whose translation MSTSPTLNGPSLPPADGAAPEQLVLLLHGVGADGNDLIGLAPYFQQVLPKALFVSPDAPFPYDMAPFGRQWFSLQERTPEAFDSGTHLAAPILNDFIDGLLVETGLTDAQTALIGFSQGTMMSLHVGPRRDQPVAGILGYSGALANPTKLVDDIQSYPPVMLIHGDSDEVLPVSSLPKAVGGLEAAGVPVTSHVRPGLGHGIDEEGIKLGVTFLESIFRS comes from the coding sequence ATGTCGACATCTCCTACGTTAAACGGTCCTTCTCTTCCCCCAGCAGACGGCGCGGCACCCGAACAATTGGTTCTTCTGTTGCATGGGGTTGGGGCGGACGGCAATGATCTGATTGGGCTGGCTCCTTATTTTCAGCAGGTGCTCCCCAAGGCTCTGTTTGTGTCGCCGGATGCGCCGTTTCCCTATGACATGGCGCCGTTTGGCCGTCAGTGGTTCAGTCTGCAAGAGCGCACGCCTGAGGCCTTCGATTCGGGAACACACCTGGCGGCCCCCATTCTGAACGACTTCATTGATGGGCTTTTAGTGGAGACCGGACTGACGGATGCCCAAACCGCGCTGATCGGATTTTCCCAAGGGACCATGATGTCATTGCATGTTGGGCCCAGGCGAGACCAACCAGTTGCGGGAATTCTAGGATACTCAGGGGCACTGGCCAACCCGACAAAGCTCGTTGACGATATCCAGTCCTACCCACCGGTAATGCTTATCCACGGGGATTCTGACGAGGTTTTGCCGGTAAGCTCACTCCCCAAGGCAGTCGGAGGTTTGGAAGCAGCCGGTGTGCCTGTTACGTCCCATGTAAGGCCAGGATTAGGTCATGGGATTGACGAGGAAGGAATAAAATTGGGCGTAACCTTCTTGGAGTCGATATTTAGAAGTTGA